One genomic segment of Gossypium arboreum isolate Shixiya-1 chromosome 3, ASM2569848v2, whole genome shotgun sequence includes these proteins:
- the LOC108459264 gene encoding pentatricopeptide repeat-containing protein At4g19191, mitochondrial yields MAARTVTQGLNIFSKFLSVKLWNSRIKEAVNQESAQKALLLFCQMKQKSLEPNNLTFPFVAKACAKLSDLKCSQSVHSQILKSPFGNNIFIQTAVVDMYVKCDKVDYAYKLFERMSERDLAAWNAMLLGFAQLGFLTEVFSLLDGMRFAGIHPDSVTVVGLSLGVLSVKSLELVRGIHAFGIQNGVAANVTVANTWISVYAKCGDLASSEKVFDEIDVKSVISWNSMIAGYANFENFLDAFGLYRRMLVAGIRPDASSIVSLISSCVQPEALFQGTLIHSHGIKLGCDLNLSVTNTLISMYSKCGDVNSARLLFDCMSDRTHVSWTVMISGYAEKGNINEAMSLFFSMEKVGETPDLVTILSLLSGCSKTGSLELGKLIDSYAKSKEFKDNIMVCNALIDMYSKCGSILEAKEVFHAMREKTIVSWTTMISGCAMNGQFEEALDLFHQMRSLGLKPNHITFLAVLQACTHAGFLDKGWEFFNMMTMVYDINPGLDHYSCMADLLGRKGKLKEALEFVLNMPIEPDAAILCALLSACKVHQNIEIGKYVASRLFEMEPQEAAPYVEMANIYASTGKWDRVAMIRLLMKHNKVSKSPGESLIQINGKTHRFTVEDRSNSEGVLIFTLLDDLALQLKDDGYLLHLGYIPELEFI; encoded by the coding sequence ATGGCAGCGCGGACTGTTACTCAAGGTCTCAacattttttctaaatttttatctGTTAAACTATGGAACTCGCGGATAAAGGAGGCTGTAAATCAAGAAAGTGCCCAAAAAGCCCTTCTTCTCTTTTGCCAAATGAAGCAAAAAAGTTTGGAGCCAAACAACTTAACCTTTCCATTCGTTGCAAAAGCTTGTGCCAAGCTTTCCGATCTCAAATGCTCCCAATCTGTCCACAGCCAAATCTTGAAATCCCCATTTGGAAACAACATTTTCATTCAAACAGCAGTGGTTGATATGTACGTAAAATGTGATAAAGTGGATTATGCATACAAATTGTTTGAAAGAATGTCCGAAAGAGATTTGGCGGCTTGGAACGCAATGCTTCTGGGTTTTGCTCAGTTGGGTTTTCTAACTGAAGTTTTTAGTCTTCTTGATGGGATGAGGTTCGCTGGAATCCACCCCGATTCAGTCACTGTTGTGGGACTTAGTCTGGGAGTTTTGAGTGTGAAGAGTTTGGAATTAGTTAGAGGAATTCATGCCTTTGGGATTCAAAATGGGGTAGCTGCTAATGTTACTGTAGCTAACACTTGGATTTCGGTATATGCCAAATGTGGTGACTTGGCATCGTCTGAGAAGgtttttgatgagattgatgtGAAGTCCGTCATCTCCTGGAATTCCATGATTGCTGGATATGCAAACTTCGAAAATTTTCTTGATGCTTTTGGTTTATATCGAAGGATGTTAGTGGCAGGAATTAGGCCTGATGCAAGCTCTATTGTCAGCTTGATTTCATCTTGCGTGCAACCAGAAGCACTATTTCAAGGAACGCTAATTCATTCTCATGGAATCAAATTGGGTTGTGACTTGAACTTATCTGTAACCAATACCCTTATATCCATGTATTCCAAGTGTGGAGATGTTAATTCTGCAAGACTCTTATTTGACTGCATGTCTGATAGGACCCATGTTTCGTGGACTGTTATGATTAGTGGATATGCTGAGAAAGGAAATATCAATGAGGCAATGTCCTTATTTTTTTCAATGGAAAAAGTTGGTGAGACACCTGATTTGGTTACTATACTTTCTTTGCTTTCAGGTTGCAGCAAGACAGGGTCCCTTGAGCTTGGAAAATTGATTGACAGTTATGCCAAATCTAAAGAGTTTAAAGATAATATAATGGTTTGTAATGCACTAATAGACATGTATTCGAAATGTGGTAGTATACTTGAGGCTAAGGAGGTCTTTCATGCCATGCGTGAGAAGACTATTGTTTCTTGGACTACCATGATCTCTGGTTGTGCTATGAATGGACAATTTGAAGAAGCTTTGGACCTTTTCCATCAGATGAGGAGTTTGGGCTTGAAACCTAACCACATAACGTTCCTTGCTGTCCTTCAAGCTTGCACTCATGCAGGCTTTCTTGATAAAGGATGGGAGTTCTTCAATATGATGACCATGGTTTATGATATCAATCCTGGATTAGATCATTATTCATGTATGGCAGATCTTCTTGGACGTAAAGGTAAGCTAAAAGAAGCTTTGGAGTTTGTTCTAAATATGCCAATTGAACCAGATGCTGCAATACTGTGTGCATTGCTTAGTGCTTGCAAGGTTCACCAGAACATTGAGATTGGTAAGTACGTAGCAAGTCGCTTGTTTGAGATGGAGCCTCAAGAGGCTGCCCCATATGTGGAGATGGCAAATATATATGCATCAACTGGAAAGTGGGATAGAGTTGCAATGATAAGGTTATTGATGAAACACAACAAAGTGAGCAAATCCCCTGGGGAAAGCCTCATTCAGATTAATGGAAAAACACATAGATTTACTGTTGAAGATAGAAGTAACTCTGAAGGTGTGCTTATATTTACTTTGTTGGATGATTTAGCATTGCAATTAAAAGATGATGGATATCTTCTGCATTTGGGGTATATTCCAGAATTGGAATTCATTTGA